Proteins encoded by one window of Arachis ipaensis cultivar K30076 chromosome B04, Araip1.1, whole genome shotgun sequence:
- the LOC107636197 gene encoding uncharacterized protein LOC107636197 — protein MVEDGEFRVGMEFSSREAVIKAVKDYSIRRSVDYRVFESEPLTFYAKCTQYGLGCDWLIRVSLISRRYCWVIRRYNGSHTCTRATISQDHSKLDSITIAEAIKPLVEADPSLKVKSVIAEVESKFNYTVSYRKAWLAKQKAVEKIFGGWDASYEALPIWFEAMCHKEPSAVVHFETMPTYQGDELVGDIRVLHRVFWSYYPCIRAFRHCKPIVQVDGTHLYGKYKGCLLVAVSQDGNNNIVPIAFAIVEGETSDAWHFFLSNLRQHVVTRDSVGLISDRHESINAAVERSNGAWSPPRAFHMFCIRHIESNFLRKFKAPYLQKLVVNIGYSRTVREYEVRYQRLRERGEAYTNWLNRIPREQYALAFDGGYRWGHMTTNLMECINSVLKGARNLPITALVKATFYRLNELFTRKRAEAESRINAGHVFSDIVTSKLHANQIASGNIQVSCFDRQNEVFEVREMPSGLEFAVDLRGLRCDCGEFQVDRIPCRHVFACCANQRLDWQLYVHDVYKMDQVRRVYRARFRPLGNPATWPAYNGPRFIPNPYLRRVMKGRPRMTRFLNEMDTRMLRRPR, from the exons ATGGTGGAAGATGGTGAATTTCGCGTAGGTATGGAGTTCAGTTCAAGAGAAGCTGTTATTAAGGCGGTTAAAGACTATAGCATACGACGAAGCGTAGACTACCGGGTGTTTGAGTCTGAGCCGTTGACATTTTATGCCAAGTGTACACAGTATGGGTTAGGGTGTGATTGGCTTATTAGGGTTAGCTTGATCAGCAGGAGGTACTGTTGGGTTATAAGGAGGTATAATGGTAGTCACACATGTACAAGAGCCACCATTTCACAGGATCATTCAAAGCTGGATTCTAtcacaattgcagaagcaataaagccacTGGTTGAGGCTGACCCATCCCTGAAGGTAAAATCGGTTATAGCAGAAGTCGAATCGAAGTTCAACTACACCGTCAGTTACCGGAAAGCATGGCTGGCTAAGCAAAAGGCAGTTGAAAAAATATTTGGTGGTTGGGATGCATCGTATGAAGCGTTGCcaatatggtttgaggccatgtgtcacaaGGAGCCATCAGCTGTTGTCCATTTTGAGACTATGCCTACATATCAAGGCGATGAGTTGGTGGGTGATATTCGGGTATTGCATCGTGTATTTTGGAGTTATTACCCTTGTATTAGGGCATTCAGACATTGTAAGCCAATTGTCCAGGTGGATGGGACTCACTTGTACGGAAAGTATAAGGGTTGTTTGCTTGTGGCAGTTTCACAAGATGGCAACAACAATATCGTCCCAATTGCATTTGCTATTGTGGAGGGAGAGACTTCCGATGCATGGCATTTTTTCCTTAGTAACCTTCGTCAACATGTTGTAACTCGTGATAGTGTGGGTCTAATATCCGACAGGCACGAATCCATAAATGCAGCTGTGGAACGCAGTAACGGAGCGTGGTCACCTCCAAGAGCTTTTCATATGTTTTGCATCAGGCATATAGAGTCAAACTTTTTGAGAAAGTTCAAGGCACCGTACCTCCAAAAATTGGTCGTCAACATCG GATATTCTAGGACGGTGCGGGAGTATGAGGTGCGTTACCAGCGGTTACGGGAACGTGGCGAGGCGTACACAAACTGGTTAAACAGAATTCCTCGCGAGCAGTACGCATTGGCCTTTGATGGTGGGTACCGATGGGGGCACATGACAACAAATCTTATGGAGTGCATCAATTCAGTTttgaagggtgcacgcaatctCCCTATTACTGCTCTTGTGAAGGCAACATTCTACAGGCTAAATGAGTTATTCACCCGAAAAAGAGCGGAGGCGGAATCAAGGATCAATGCTGGCCATGTCTTCTCTGATATCGTGACCTCGAAGTTGCATGCAAACCAAATTGCATCAGGAAATATTCAGGTTAGTTGCTTTGATCGCCAGAATGAGGTCTTTGAGGTTCGGGAGATGCCAAGTGGACTGGAGTTTGCAGTCGATCTACGTGGCCTACGATGTGACTGTGGTGAGTTCCAGGTGGACAGGATCCCCTGCAGACATGTATTCGCATGTTGTGCCAACCAGCGACTGGATTGGCAACTGTATGTGCATGATGTGTATAAGATGGACCAAGTGCGGCGGGTATACCGAGCAAGGTTTAGGCCACTAGGTAATCCTGCTACATGGCCTGCTTACAACGGACCTCGGTTCATACCAAATCCGTACCTGAGACGGGTAATGAAAGGTCGCCCAAGGATGACGCGCTTTCTTAATGAGATGGACACGCGGATGTTACGTCGTCCTAGGTGA
- the LOC110270555 gene encoding serine/threonine-protein phosphatase 7 long form homolog, producing MPKKYKIKDVDRSELHIIQYLSDPDYKSRMLTCNHPIPPDRYNDRVEDHLRMTGFYHVSQIGIVQCQKALVNALIERWHPDTHTFHLPIGECAVTMEDVALILGLPTDGLPVTGMTISSFDALEAECLLQFGVAPRKDECRSSCIKLTWLRNLKENLELTDEINIQRYVRCHIMLLIGTILFGDKSGAGVHWKFLPLLRDFVNIGKYSWGSACLAHLYRALCRASRYNCKEIDGPLTLLLVWAWFRLPYLSPVPREPRSFPLANR from the exons atgccaaaaaaatataaaattaaggaTGTTGATCGATCTGAGCTTCACATTATTCAGTATCTCAGTGATCCTGATTAT AAATCAAGAATGTTGACATGTAACCATCCGATTCCTCCGGATCGGTACAACGATAGGGTGGAGGATCATTTGCGAATGACCGGGTTCTATCATGTGTCTCAGATTGGGATAGTGCAGTGTCAGAAAGCATTGGTAAACGCTCTAATCGAACGTTGGCACCCTGACACCCATACTTTTCACCTTCCCATTGGTGAATGTGCTGTGACAATGGAGGATGTAGCTTTAATTCTTGGTCTTCCCACAGATGGTCTTCCAGTAACAGGGATGACAATTAGTAGTTTTGATGCCTTGGAGGCCGAGTGTTTGCTTCAGTTTGGGGTTGCACCGCGAAAGGATGAGTGTAGATCTAGCTGCATAAAACTGACGTGGCTGAGGAATCTAAAAGAGAATTTAGAATTGACTGATGAAATAAATATACAGAGGTATGTTAGGTGCCACATTATGTTGCTGATCGGAACGATCCTGTTTGGGGATAAGTCAGGGGCAGGTGTTCATTGGAAATTTCTACCCTTGCTACGTGACTTTGTCAATATTGGGAAGTATAGTTGGGGGTCGGCATGCCTAGCGCACCTTTACAGGGCGTTATGCAGGGCATCTCGTTATAACTGTAAGGAAATAGATGGTCCACTAACACTTCTGCTCGTATGGGCTTGGTTCCGACTGCCATATCTATCTCCGGTTCCTAGAGAACCCCGCAGTTTTCCACTAGCAAACAGGTAA
- the LOC110270556 gene encoding uncharacterized protein LOC110270556 — translation MHWTNRYHYVLSELPMPSRHHLDSYINWYRTKYGNRLALSNLVGEDNDEGNQDMDAGNDDMDGGNQDTDEGSQDMDEDNDDQAPHISLPNPIQEEQPQPSAQYLPQTQFTPSFPMQQQYWGMSHFEAGEGGSFSQLLGFMAADAAQSQHSHQPEFMPGRYSLDARYPGHTSSVASGGFVSVDSSRSEGGRGVLNSQNPSRLNMGLIEEDPNTLEGKTDAYLVDDPDDEGDDEEDDIEEFDEDEESRNDGQAHSPDDKGKGYNLRIDPPRRSANRFTPSVFKKAAKKCKNFVKDVKWAMRK, via the exons ATGCATTGGACAAACAGGTATCACTACGTTCTTTCTGAGCTTCCCATGCCTTCAAGGCATCATTTGGATAGTTACATCAACTGGTACCGTACAAAATATGGAAACCGCTTAGCCTTGTCGAATCTTGTGGGTGAAGATAATGATGAAGGTAACCAGGACATGGATGCGGGTAATGATGATATGGATGGGGGTAATCAGGATACTGATGAGGGTAGTCAGGATATGGATGAGGACAATGATGATCAGGCGCCACATATATCACTTCCAAATCCGATTCAAGAAGAACAACCTCAGCCCTCCGCACAGTATCTACCTCAGACACAGTTCACCCCATCATTTCCAATGCAGCAACAGTATTGGGGTATGTCACACTTTGAAGCAGGTGAAGGAGGTTCTTTCAGCCAGTTGCTTGGGTTCATGGCTGCAGATGCAGCACAGTCACAACATAGCCATCAGCCTGAGTTCATGCCAGGCAGATATTCATTGGATGCGAGGTATCCAGGCCATACCTCATCCGTTGCTTCTGGAGGGTTCGTATCCGTCGACTCTAGTAGGAGTGAGGGTGGACGCGGTGTCCTTAATAGTCAAAATCCTAGCCGTCTTAACATGGGACTTATTGAGGAAGACCCTAACACACTCGAGGGAAAAACCGATGCCTATCTAGTAGACGACCCAGATGACGAAGGCGATGATGAGGAGGATGATATTGAAGAGTTTGATGAGGACGAAGAATCTCGTAACGATG GTCAGGCACACAGTCCGGATGACAAGGGTAAAGGTTACAATCTACGGATCGATCCCCCACGTCGGAGCGCTAATCGTTTCACTCCTTCTGTCTTTAAAAAGGCGGCCAAGAAATGCAAAAATTTTGTGAAGGATGTAAAGTGGGCAATGAGAAAGTAG